The sequence GTGGAGAACATACTAATGTAGGAACAAGAATACATTTCTATGATATTCAATACGGTATGCCCTTTTATGATGTAAATAAAGTAGCATGTACTAATTCTAATGTGACTACAAAAGCTTACTATTATAAGACCGGTACCACTTATAATAAAATATTAACATCACCAACTAAAATAGGTAGTCACGTTTATTTTAAATATTAAAAATCTTTCAAATAACTCTAGTAGTATAGGCAAGTGAGGCTATTCTTGCTTGCCTATTTTTGTTCCCATAACCTTAAAACAAAGATTAAGAAATATAAAAAAAGCAATTAGTTTTTGAATGATTTGAGATAAAAATGCAATAACTGAAAATTTAAAAAATTCAGGTATAGAATTTAAACCAACCTAATACACATCCATCCTTTTGTTAAATCAATTCTTTTTCTTTAGGAATTTCAATAAATTGATTTCTTAGATTATTTGTATTTGCTTTTTCTATGAATAGCTCTCCATCTGATACTGTTTGTAGTCTTGCTTCTTTGTCTTTAAAGTTGAAATCTTATATTTAAGCACATTGCTTCCCTTTTCTTATCTTGAAAATAATATCTGTCCGTAACTTAATATATGATTTAAAAAACCACTTCTATCGCTGTTCTTTTCTATTAATATTGGCTCTATATTAGAATCAATATTTCTTCTGATTTTATAGAGTCGTGCTTCTTTTTCTAAAAAACTTCCTTTTACCTCATCAACTATTATTGCTATATCAATATCACTATTTTCATTATTAGTACCCTTTGCATACGATCCATATAAAACAATTTTTTCCGGATTATATTCAGGTATTACAGATTCTACGAATCTGTTGATTCTTTCGGAAATTTCTCTGTTATCCATTTATATAACACCTCCGTACGTTCTAATATATCCGTACAACGATCCTCATTAAGCTCATTCATAAGCTTCTCTTTGTGACTTGGGATACCTAGCCCCTATATTTAGGGGCTCCAGAATATCAATTAAGTCCTTTATCTCTTCTGGTATATCGTCATAGAATTCACCACTTTGTGCTAACCTCATTAGGCTATGAATAAATGGAGGATTTTCAGATTTAAGCAATACGTAATAGGCTTTAAAAGCTTTTTCTATAGTTTGATGCAACATAAATCCGACATATAAATATCTCTTTGTTCTAAGCATCGCTATAGCTGTTTGATAATCATATTCAGCCATTTCAAGCCAATAAGTGTAATTATTATATTCCATTTAAATACACTCCCAGTTCTTTGTATATTTACCTATATTATGTACTATATTATGGCTTGTTTACACTACTTTTCGAATTTAATTATTGAACAACCTTCTTCAAAAACAGATATTTACCTATTAAAAGTAAAAATTACTGATTTTATAGTTTTTTATATCCTATATATCTTGTAATAATAAAAAGGTTAGTTAAAGCAGCATTTACATACCTTAACCAACCTTATTTATGACTATATTAACTCTTTCTCCTTAAGAAACTCAATAAACTGATTTCTTAAATTGTTTGTATTAGCTTTTTCTACAAATAGCTCTCCATCTGACACTACTTGTAATCTTGCCTTTTTGTCTTCGAAGTTGAAGCCTTCTGTGTATAGTACATTGCTTCCATTTACTGGCCAGAAGGTTGTGCTGTTATCACAGATATTAGCTTTGAAGTAATTCTTTCTTACTGTAGTTAACTCTGCAAATATATCTTTTGCGCTAGTGTAGTCTAGGTTAGTTCCAAGTACTCTTGCAAGCTCTACTATTACCTTCCAGTTTTCATATCCACTCATTGGGATAATAGCTTTGTTTATTCTCTGAATTCTTCTCTCTGAGCTTGTAAATGTTCCTTCAGATTCTGCAAAGCTTACTGCTGGAATGACTACATCTGCCATCTTAGCTGTTTCTGTAAGGTGAGTATCTTGTACCATTAGGAAGTCTAGTTTCTTTAAGTCTACCTGTGGTATATCTTCGCCAAATACTAGTAATCCTTTTATTGCTCCATTTTCTATAGCTTTAGCTACTTCATTTGAATCCTTATCTATCCCCATATCTACTAAGCCTTGGCTGTTGTTGTTTAGCTTAAGCTGTATAATTCCGTTTCTTGGGCTGCCTATATGTCCAGAGATAACAGCTATGTTTGCAAGTATCTTCGCTCCAGCTGAGCTTAGGGTATTTTGCTCAAATACTATCATAGCTTTCTTAGATTTTCCATATAGTTCAGCTATTTCTACTGCTACTTCGCTTGGAGTTATACCTTCTAAGTCCGCTTTTAGCTCTTCAAATCCTATTGCTTTACTTTCTGATGGTGCGAAACCCTTGTCTATAAGGGCTTTTGCTATTTCCTTTAAGAATTTCACATTATTTTCTGGGCTGTATTTTCTATATGACCATTCATCAGCCTGTGAGTCAAATGGATTTACTACTAATAGCTTAGCTCCATTTTCAGTAGCCTTCTTAATCTTAAGTCCTACTATTGTATGATGCTTCATGATGTCTGAGCCAACTAGTAGAATTGTCTCTGTCCCTAATAGCTCATCAAATGTATTTGGTGATGCATCATATCCTAGTATGTCTTTGATTCCATGACTAACTCTATTAAAGCTTGTAATATTATTTGTTTTTAGTACTTCTTTACCAAACTTAGAAGCTAAATATACTTCTTCGTTTGTATATCTATCTGAAACCGAAACTGCTAGTGAATCATTTCCATGTAGCATGGCTACGCTTTGAGCTTTTTTAGCTGTATATAGGAATGCTTCTTCCCATGATACTTCCTCTAGCTTACCATCCTTTTTAACCATTGGCTTAGTAAGTCTAGCGCCTTTTTGTGCTATATCAAATCCAAAGCGTCCTTTAACGCATAGTAGTCCATCATCTACTTTACTTTCTCTTGTAGGTACAGCTCTAGTTAGCATGTCTCCTTTTGTATTTAGGTTGATATTACAACCAACACTACATTGAGAACATACTGTATGTGTCACCTTTGCATCAACAGGTACTGATTTATCTATTCCTAATCTCTCACCAAGAGCACCTGTAGGACATACGCTTATACATTGTCCGCATGAGATACAGCCTGTTTTATTTAAAGGCAAGTCAAGAGCTGGCTTTACTATAGTATCAAAACCTCTATTTACTAGGCCTAAAGCTGTAACTCCCATTACTTCTTCACAAACTCTAACACAAAGTCCACAAAGTATACACTTATCAGGATTTCTCATTATGAATGGATGAGTGTCTTCCTCTTGACGTTTGTGAACTTCTCCACTTAGTCTTTCAGGCTCTACATCATATTCATTTGCATAGTGTATTAATTTACATTCAAATATATCATGACAGCCACATTCTAGACATCTCATTGCATCTCTCTTAGCAGCTTCTTCGTCAAAGCCTAGGTTTACTTCATTGAAGTTATCTCTTCTTTCAACTGGTGAAAGATGTGGCATAGGTGATCTATATTGTTTTTCTCGGTCTTTAAAATCTTCAGAAGTTAAGTCCTTTCTTTCCACATAATATGGTTTTCTATAAGAAACTACTTCTCCCTCTAGATAGCTTGATATTACACCTGCTGCTCTTTTAGCTTCCCCTATAGCTGCTATGGCTATACTTGGCCCTTGATTTGTAGCATCTCCACCTGCAAATACTCCAGGTAAGTTTGTTAGGTATGAATTTTCATCTGCAGCTATGGTACCTCTCTTAGTTAATTCGATTCCTTCAAGACCAGTAGGATCTACATATTGTCCTATGGCACCAATGACAGTATCTACTTCTAAGATTTCCTCTTCTCCTTCAATTGGAACAGGTCTTCTTCTTCCACTGCTATCTGGCTCGCCTAGCTCCATTTTTTGAAGTCTAATAGCTTTTACTCTGCCATTTTCTCCTATGATTTCTATAGGGCTTACTAGGAACTTAAATACTACTCCTTCTTCTTCAGCCTCTTTGATTTCGATTTCTTCTGCTGGCATCTCTTCCTTAGTTCTACGGTATATGTTGTAAACTTCATTTGCCCCTAGTCTAACTGCTGTTCTACAAGCATCCATTGCTGTATTTCCTCCACCTACTACAGCAACCCTCTCTCCTAATAGAACAGGCTCATTTGTTACAACCTTAGCTAGGAAGTCTATACCACCTATTGAGCCCTCTAATTCTTCTCCAGGACAGTTCATCTTAGTACTTTTCCAAGCTCCTATAGATACAAATACTGCATCATTGTTTTCTCTAATATGGTCGAGAGTTATATCCTTGCCTACTTTTATATTTGTAAGCATCTTAACTCCCATTTGTTCTATAAGCTGAATCTCTTTGTCTAGTATTTCCTTAGGTAGTCTATATTGAGGTATTCCGTATCTAAGCATACCACCAAGCTTTGGCATAGCTTCGTATATAGTCACATCATGACCATCTGCAGCTAGATAATAGGCAGCTGTTAGCCCTCCTGGACCTCCACCTATAACTCCAACCTTTTTACCTGTTTTAGGCTTCATATCAGGCATATATGATTCTTTATCATTTAAATCTATATCAGCAACAAAGGATTTTAGATTAGCTATTGATATAGGCTCCTCTACTAATTGTCTTCTACAAGCATCTTCACATGGATGTGGACATACTCTTCCTATACTAGCTGGTAATGGAAGCTGTTCTTTAATTAATTTTAAGGCTTCCTTATATTCTCCATTTGCTATAAGTCCTACATATCCCTGACAATCAGTATTGCCTGGGCAAGCTAACATACATGGTGCCTTACAATCTCCTACGTGGTCAGATAGTAGAAGTTCTAATGCAATTTTTCTAGAGGCTTTAACCTTTTCGGTATGTGTTAAAACAACCATTCCGTTTGAAGCCTCTGTGGC comes from Proteiniborus sp. DW1 and encodes:
- a CDS encoding nucleotidyltransferase domain-containing protein → MDNREISERINRFVESVIPEYNPEKIVLYGSYAKGTNNENSDIDIAIIVDEVKGSFLEKEARLYKIRRNIDSNIEPILIEKNSDRSGFLNHILSYGQILFSR
- a CDS encoding HEPN domain-containing protein, with the protein product MEYNNYTYWLEMAEYDYQTAIAMLRTKRYLYVGFMLHQTIEKAFKAYYVLLKSENPPFIHSLMRLAQSGEFYDDIPEEIKDLIDILEPLNIGARYPKSQREAYE
- a CDS encoding molybdopterin-dependent oxidoreductase: MSEIRLNINGKEVIGYKGQTVLDIARANDIEIPTLCHDERTKTYGACGLCVVEVEGVPKLLRACATEASNGMVVLTHTEKVKASRKIALELLLSDHVGDCKAPCMLACPGNTDCQGYVGLIANGEYKEALKLIKEQLPLPASIGRVCPHPCEDACRRQLVEEPISIANLKSFVADIDLNDKESYMPDMKPKTGKKVGVIGGGPGGLTAAYYLAADGHDVTIYEAMPKLGGMLRYGIPQYRLPKEILDKEIQLIEQMGVKMLTNIKVGKDITLDHIRENNDAVFVSIGAWKSTKMNCPGEELEGSIGGIDFLAKVVTNEPVLLGERVAVVGGGNTAMDACRTAVRLGANEVYNIYRRTKEEMPAEEIEIKEAEEEGVVFKFLVSPIEIIGENGRVKAIRLQKMELGEPDSSGRRRPVPIEGEEEILEVDTVIGAIGQYVDPTGLEGIELTKRGTIAADENSYLTNLPGVFAGGDATNQGPSIAIAAIGEAKRAAGVISSYLEGEVVSYRKPYYVERKDLTSEDFKDREKQYRSPMPHLSPVERRDNFNEVNLGFDEEAAKRDAMRCLECGCHDIFECKLIHYANEYDVEPERLSGEVHKRQEEDTHPFIMRNPDKCILCGLCVRVCEEVMGVTALGLVNRGFDTIVKPALDLPLNKTGCISCGQCISVCPTGALGERLGIDKSVPVDAKVTHTVCSQCSVGCNINLNTKGDMLTRAVPTRESKVDDGLLCVKGRFGFDIAQKGARLTKPMVKKDGKLEEVSWEEAFLYTAKKAQSVAMLHGNDSLAVSVSDRYTNEEVYLASKFGKEVLKTNNITSFNRVSHGIKDILGYDASPNTFDELLGTETILLVGSDIMKHHTIVGLKIKKATENGAKLLVVNPFDSQADEWSYRKYSPENNVKFLKEIAKALIDKGFAPSESKAIGFEELKADLEGITPSEVAVEIAELYGKSKKAMIVFEQNTLSSAGAKILANIAVISGHIGSPRNGIIQLKLNNNSQGLVDMGIDKDSNEVAKAIENGAIKGLLVFGEDIPQVDLKKLDFLMVQDTHLTETAKMADVVIPAVSFAESEGTFTSSERRIQRINKAIIPMSGYENWKVIVELARVLGTNLDYTSAKDIFAELTTVRKNYFKANICDNSTTFWPVNGSNVLYTEGFNFEDKKARLQVVSDGELFVEKANTNNLRNQFIEFLKEKELI